The following proteins are encoded in a genomic region of Burkholderia cepacia:
- a CDS encoding tetratricopeptide repeat protein, whose protein sequence is MYRRLLAPGLLLLLAACAQDPSATSNTVRICDDAGCSDRPKDQVSYQKKDDSEDREDPRIAALKQTAKTQPKAAYDLGLRYFRGDGVRQDSYQALKWMREAAERGDLQAQKALGSFYLFGLEEMGSDAREAEKWLSIAAGRGDKESKKLLDLARKAKKEDEEDWKWRTQWRDVYYGYWYSGYPYYGVWQQTYWYY, encoded by the coding sequence ATGTACCGCCGTTTACTCGCACCGGGGCTGCTGTTGCTATTGGCCGCGTGCGCGCAGGATCCGTCCGCCACCAGCAACACGGTGCGGATCTGCGACGACGCAGGTTGTTCCGACCGTCCTAAAGATCAGGTGTCCTATCAAAAAAAGGACGATTCGGAAGACCGGGAAGATCCGCGCATCGCCGCGCTGAAGCAAACCGCGAAGACCCAGCCGAAGGCCGCCTACGATCTCGGCCTGCGCTATTTCCGCGGCGACGGCGTGCGCCAGGACAGCTACCAGGCACTCAAGTGGATGCGCGAGGCCGCCGAGCGGGGCGACCTGCAGGCGCAGAAGGCGCTCGGCAGTTTCTACCTGTTCGGCCTCGAGGAAATGGGCTCCGACGCGCGCGAAGCTGAGAAGTGGCTGTCGATCGCGGCCGGCCGCGGCGACAAGGAATCGAAGAAACTGCTCGACCTTGCACGCAAGGCCAAGAAGGAAGACGAAGAAGACTGGAAATGGCGCACGCAATGGCGTGACGTCTATTACGGCTACTGGTACTCGGGCTATCCGTACTACGGCGTCTGGCAGCAGACGTACTGGTACTACTGA
- a CDS encoding ATP-binding protein has protein sequence MPYSALQSIRRYQSISMFGGGVVVTILILIACGLGITSIVYGHLDGERRNFLNGVEEAANEVRVAETSFRNGVTNTQLIWREIGAAPADVVNTFFTDGQQLAIRPYPSLVVGVPGQTVQRDEVARYLAMSFLLSRICAASSLNRGRTLEGYHYSTRTGVFGLVPHLSRDHPALASADARAPVLDALRVDFDGSPPAPNDGRPNVRWLPPYINPVTGQVRIRVAAEARAAGQPFAVLVTEYAPEYLLSWLPGRGLAGTFFITSADNRLIAIDPDVERTNALTARLVNLDVAHRGTASAEPRFRDGAIVFSSKLAATGWTIAYVLSWGDVLAGVGVQAGALAASTLVAIAVMWLLLVRFHRRVLVPVYARSARVFDSEALCRNVIAMAPVGIGLVSLSDRRVMLASDTLTQMLLPHGGDHHALSARALEKYDAFVANGGAGRTMTNELVLDAHGDTPLHLQVIAHGARYQGEDVLIATFADTSAQRRLVHQLEEAVRAADSANAAKSSFLAATSHEIRTPLNVILGNLELLERTALDASQQSRVQTLRASAEGLLAIVSDVLDFSKIEAGAMSVESIEFDVIAVIERELAAFAPVAKAKGLPLFADIDASGAQRMRGDPTRLAQVVGNLLGNAIKFTSNGRIVARVAVGRSARGEPEIAIGIEDTGIGIDLAQQARLFKPFSQVDASITRRYGGTGLGLALCDRLVAAMGGTISVDSAPRVGSLFTVRLPLRMGIAPKSPAGAGAGQTLIVVSAEDAWRAFAFPHLRAWGFDVAMHPSPIGIAAGCLARAHAIVLFGDSDQWRREELDSLGGGTPVVLATPDGPLQPDVAGRTIRVSSYSLNGLYMAIAPARMATAESPRGLGRATDFGQPTLPASGARVPRVLVADDAAVNGSIFREQLDVLGCMVRCVSSGDAALDTLANGAWDVLLLGADLPDMSARELAEAVHSRALPCDMIVVASHLAPDDARRYAASNVACVLTKPVTLADLRRGLARIARRPSGPLQAQWSPRRHTGRDDKRGGATAT, from the coding sequence ATGCCATACAGCGCGCTTCAGTCCATTCGCCGCTACCAGAGCATTTCGATGTTCGGGGGCGGTGTCGTCGTCACGATCCTGATCCTGATCGCCTGCGGGCTCGGGATCACGTCGATCGTTTACGGCCATCTGGACGGCGAGCGGCGCAATTTCCTGAACGGTGTCGAGGAAGCGGCCAACGAGGTGCGGGTGGCCGAGACGTCGTTCCGCAACGGCGTCACGAATACGCAACTCATCTGGCGCGAGATCGGCGCGGCGCCGGCCGACGTCGTGAACACGTTCTTCACCGACGGCCAGCAGCTCGCGATCAGGCCGTATCCGTCGCTCGTGGTCGGCGTGCCGGGGCAAACCGTGCAGCGCGACGAAGTCGCGCGCTATCTCGCGATGTCGTTCCTGCTGTCGCGCATCTGCGCGGCGAGCTCGCTCAATCGTGGGCGCACGCTTGAGGGCTATCACTACAGCACGCGCACGGGGGTGTTCGGCTTAGTGCCGCATCTGTCGCGCGACCATCCGGCACTTGCGTCGGCCGACGCGCGTGCGCCTGTGCTCGATGCATTGCGCGTCGATTTCGACGGCTCGCCGCCGGCCCCGAACGACGGCCGCCCGAATGTCCGCTGGCTGCCGCCGTACATCAACCCCGTCACCGGGCAGGTGCGCATTCGCGTCGCCGCCGAGGCACGCGCCGCTGGCCAGCCGTTCGCGGTGCTGGTCACCGAATACGCACCCGAATACCTGCTGTCATGGCTGCCCGGGCGCGGGTTGGCCGGCACGTTCTTCATCACGTCGGCGGACAACCGGCTGATCGCGATCGATCCCGACGTCGAACGCACGAACGCACTGACGGCGCGGCTGGTGAATCTCGACGTCGCGCATCGTGGTACCGCGTCCGCCGAGCCGCGCTTTCGCGACGGTGCGATCGTCTTCAGCAGCAAGCTCGCGGCCACCGGCTGGACAATTGCCTACGTGCTGTCATGGGGCGACGTGTTGGCCGGCGTCGGCGTGCAGGCCGGTGCGCTCGCGGCGTCGACCCTTGTTGCAATCGCCGTGATGTGGTTGCTGCTCGTGCGTTTTCACCGGCGCGTGCTCGTGCCGGTCTACGCGCGCTCGGCCCGCGTGTTCGACAGCGAGGCGCTGTGCCGCAACGTGATCGCGATGGCGCCGGTCGGCATCGGCCTCGTGTCGTTGTCCGACCGGCGCGTGATGCTCGCGAGCGACACGCTCACGCAGATGCTGCTGCCGCATGGCGGCGATCACCATGCGCTGTCCGCGCGGGCACTCGAGAAGTACGACGCGTTCGTCGCGAACGGCGGGGCCGGCCGGACGATGACGAACGAACTCGTGCTCGACGCGCATGGCGATACGCCGCTGCACCTGCAGGTCATCGCGCACGGCGCACGTTATCAGGGCGAGGACGTGCTGATCGCGACGTTCGCCGACACGAGCGCGCAGCGCCGCCTCGTTCATCAGCTCGAGGAAGCGGTGCGCGCGGCCGATTCGGCGAATGCGGCCAAGTCGTCGTTTCTTGCCGCGACGAGTCACGAGATCCGCACGCCGCTGAACGTGATCCTCGGCAACCTCGAGCTGCTCGAGCGCACGGCGCTCGATGCTTCGCAGCAAAGCCGGGTGCAGACGCTGCGCGCGTCGGCCGAAGGGCTGCTCGCGATCGTCAGCGACGTGCTCGATTTCTCGAAGATCGAAGCCGGTGCGATGTCGGTCGAGTCGATCGAGTTCGACGTGATCGCGGTGATCGAGCGCGAGCTCGCGGCATTCGCGCCGGTCGCAAAGGCAAAAGGGTTGCCGCTGTTCGCCGATATCGATGCGAGCGGCGCGCAGCGAATGCGCGGCGATCCGACGCGGCTCGCACAGGTGGTCGGCAACCTGTTGGGCAACGCGATCAAGTTCACGAGTAACGGGCGCATCGTCGCGCGCGTGGCGGTCGGGCGAAGTGCGCGCGGTGAGCCCGAGATCGCCATCGGCATCGAGGATACCGGCATCGGGATTGATCTCGCGCAGCAGGCGCGGTTGTTCAAGCCGTTCTCGCAGGTCGACGCATCGATCACGCGGCGCTACGGCGGCACGGGGCTCGGGCTCGCGCTGTGCGATCGGCTGGTCGCCGCGATGGGCGGCACGATTTCGGTCGACAGCGCGCCGCGCGTCGGCAGCCTGTTCACCGTGCGCTTGCCGCTGCGCATGGGCATTGCGCCGAAATCCCCGGCCGGTGCGGGCGCCGGCCAGACACTGATCGTCGTGTCGGCGGAGGACGCGTGGCGTGCGTTCGCATTTCCGCATCTGCGTGCATGGGGTTTCGACGTCGCGATGCATCCGAGTCCGATCGGGATTGCCGCCGGGTGCCTCGCGCGTGCACACGCGATCGTGCTCTTCGGCGATTCCGACCAATGGCGGCGCGAGGAACTCGACAGCCTCGGCGGCGGTACGCCGGTCGTGCTGGCTACGCCGGACGGCCCGCTGCAGCCGGACGTCGCGGGCCGCACGATTCGCGTGTCGAGCTATTCGCTGAACGGGCTGTACATGGCGATCGCACCGGCGCGAATGGCTACCGCCGAATCGCCGCGCGGGCTGGGGCGCGCGACCGATTTCGGGCAGCCGACACTGCCGGCTTCCGGTGCGCGTGTGCCACGTGTGCTGGTCGCCGACGATGCGGCCGTCAACGGGTCGATTTTCCGCGAGCAGCTGGATGTGCTCGGTTGCATGGTCCGGTGCGTGTCGTCCGGCGACGCGGCGCTCGACACGCTCGCGAACGGCGCGTGGGACGTGCTGCTGCTCGGTGCCGACCTGCCCGACATGTCGGCCCGGGAACTGGCGGAAGCCGTCCATTCGCGTGCGTTGCCGTGCGACATGATCGTCGTGGCATCGCATCTGGCGCCCGACGATGCCCGGCGTTACGCGGCATCGAACGTCGCGTGTGTGTTGACCAAGCCGGTGACACTGGCCGACCTGCGCCGTGGCCTCGCCCGCATCGCGCGGCGGCCGAGCGGCCCGCTTCAAGCGCAATGGTCGCCACGGCGACACACTGGCCGGGACGATAAAAGAGGCGGCGCGACGGCGACGTAG
- a CDS encoding molybdopterin-dependent oxidoreductase — protein MRIPNIWTKSLLTACLLGMAAAAWAASSFSFTVDGKIDKHNQQGKSTYVFSEQALMALPQHTIVTSTSWTPKATFTGPRLSDILKTVGAHGTQIEFRCIDEYTFTIPVSDADRYGVILARTMNGKVLDNDNYGPLWIMYPRDQYPDELKTPLGEAKFAWQIIGLTVK, from the coding sequence ATGCGAATTCCGAACATCTGGACCAAGAGCCTGCTGACGGCCTGCCTGCTCGGCATGGCCGCCGCGGCCTGGGCCGCTTCGTCGTTCAGTTTCACCGTCGACGGCAAGATCGACAAGCACAACCAGCAGGGCAAGTCGACTTACGTCTTCTCCGAGCAGGCGCTGATGGCGCTGCCCCAGCACACGATCGTCACGTCGACGAGCTGGACGCCGAAGGCGACCTTCACCGGCCCGCGCCTGTCCGACATCCTGAAGACGGTCGGCGCGCACGGCACGCAGATCGAGTTCCGCTGCATCGACGAGTACACGTTCACGATTCCCGTGTCCGACGCCGATCGCTACGGCGTGATCCTCGCGCGGACGATGAACGGCAAGGTGCTCGACAACGACAACTACGGCCCGCTGTGGATCATGTACCCGCGCGACCAGTATCCCGACGAACTGAAGACGCCGCTCGGCGAAGCCAAGTTCGCGTGGCAGATCATCGGCCTGACCGTGAAGTGA
- a CDS encoding response regulator has translation MSNSEQANVDLITANKVRDLLNRNGIPPRSHNTTIANVLGLSFSVVTRKMKGLIPWNLSQLQDIATHFGVPPAILLDDKGTQPAAAEMIDATLVIESRRFRCRAAISTKASSQIETDFVALQWQGEWLITERQHAREGRTYPVDVIELRSTQPNVYAARIAVVDDSQDVAETVCEYFIEKGVNAIPYFDGATFRKALEVEDFDGYILDWMLGDQTAAELVRGIRSSENSGAPIFLLTGKISTGEASEDEIAHIVSHYNARCEEKPVRLPILFAEVARELKITLPAAAAAN, from the coding sequence ATGTCCAACAGCGAGCAGGCCAACGTCGATCTCATCACCGCCAACAAGGTGCGCGACCTACTGAACCGGAACGGCATTCCGCCGCGAAGTCACAACACGACGATCGCGAACGTGCTCGGCCTCAGTTTCTCGGTCGTCACGCGCAAGATGAAAGGCCTGATCCCGTGGAACCTGTCGCAGTTGCAGGACATTGCGACGCATTTCGGCGTGCCGCCCGCGATCCTGCTCGACGACAAGGGCACGCAGCCGGCCGCGGCCGAGATGATCGACGCGACGCTCGTGATCGAGTCGCGGCGCTTTCGCTGCCGCGCCGCGATCTCGACCAAGGCGAGCAGCCAGATCGAGACGGACTTCGTCGCGCTGCAGTGGCAGGGCGAATGGCTCATCACCGAGCGTCAGCACGCGCGCGAGGGCCGCACGTATCCGGTCGACGTGATCGAGCTGCGCTCGACCCAGCCGAACGTGTATGCGGCGCGGATTGCCGTGGTCGACGATTCGCAGGACGTCGCCGAAACCGTCTGTGAATATTTCATCGAAAAAGGCGTGAACGCGATCCCGTACTTCGACGGCGCGACGTTCCGCAAGGCACTGGAGGTCGAGGATTTCGACGGCTACATCCTCGACTGGATGCTCGGCGACCAGACCGCCGCCGAGCTCGTGCGCGGCATCCGTTCGAGCGAGAACAGCGGCGCGCCGATCTTCCTGCTGACCGGCAAGATCTCGACCGGCGAAGCCAGCGAAGACGAAATCGCGCACATCGTGTCGCACTACAACGCGCGCTGCGAGGAAAAGCCGGTGCGCCTGCCGATCCTGTTCGCCGAAGTGGCGCGCGAACTGAAGATCACACTGCCGGCCGCGGCCGCCGCGAACTGA